In Leisingera sp. NJS204, the DNA window CGCCGGGAACCGCGCCGCGAGAAACCCCGGAAACGTCTTTTCCAGCTCTTCGCGCACCACCCGGCCGGAAAACTCAATCAGGCTGAACTGATCCTCCGGCAGCGGCGCACCGGGCGGCAGAAACCGCGCCTGCATTTTCAGCGGCTGCAGCAGCGGCCCCATCTGCGCCAATGCGGCCTCCTGATCCGGTGCCGTATCCGCCACCTGGCGCAGCAGCTCGAACTCACGCTGGAGGGTGGCCGTCATCTGCACGGTCACATCCTCCAGGTCGCGTTTGATGAACACGACGGACACCACTATTTGCAATGCCACAATGGGCACCACCAGGATCAAAGCCGCACGGGCATAAAGACTGCGCGGCATATATCGTTTGAGCCATTTGAAGAACATGGGCTAAGCCTATAGGGCGGTTGGAAAAGAGGAAAGACGATCCAGGCGCGCACCGGCCAGGAAAACAGCAGCGGAGCAAGACCATGCAGGCACCGGATGAATTCAACCCGCAGGCAGGCCCGGCCGAGGAGCTGGAGCCAGGCCTGCGCCGCATCCTGGCGCCGAATCCCTCGCCGATGACTTATCGCGGCACCAATACCTATATGATCGGGACCGGCGGCCTGGCCGTCATTGATCCGGGGCCGGACTCTGCGCCGCATCTTGCCGCGATCCTGGCCGCCGTGCAGCCGGGCCAAATGATCACCCACATCATCGTGACCCACAGCCATCTGGACCACTCCCCGCTGTCCCGGGCGCTGGCCCGGGCAACCGGCGCGCCGGTCTATGCCTTTGGCGGCCCCGCAGCCGGGCGCAGCGCCGTCATGCACCAGCTGGCCGCCGACGGGTTGGCCGGCGGCGGCGAGGGCATCGACAGCGGATTCTCTCCAGACATCACCGTCGGTGACGGCGAAATGATCCGCGGCGACGGCTGGGAACTAGAAGTCATCCACACACCCGGCCACCTTGGCAATCACATTGCGCTGGCTTGGGGCGACGCCTGTTTCACCGCCGATCATGTGATGGGCTGGGCCAGTTCGCTGGTGTCGCCGCCGGATGGCGACCTGACGGAATTCATGGCCTCCTGCCGCCGCCTGCGCCAGCGCGGCTGGCGTGTTTTCCACCCAGGCCACGGCGCCCCGGTCCACGATCCTGCCGGAAGGCTCGACTGGCTGACCGCCCACCGCGAATCCCGCGAGGCCGCAATTCTGGACGCGCTTCAAATTGCGCCGGCCAGCGCAACCTCCTTAGCTCGGCAGATTTATACCGAGACCCCGTCGGCTTTGCTAAAGGCTGCTGAGCGCAACGTTTTTGCCCACCTTGTTGACCTCACCGGCCGCAAGTTGGCCGCGCCGCAGGGCGTCCTTTCTGCCACCGCTGTATTCGAACAGCGCGGCGGTTGATTTTTTTCGAAAAAGTCCTCCGAAGCCTCTGGACGCCTGATCCCGAGGGCGCTATACGGCACGGACCGTTCCGGCGTAGCTCAGCGGTAGAGCAGTTGACTGTTAATCAATTGGTCGTAGGTTCGATCCCTACCGCCGGAGCCAAAGAATTCAAGGACTTAGCGATTGCCCGCTAGGTCCTTTTTCTTTTCAAGCACAGAATAAGCACAGAAAACACTGCCCGGATCGGTGACATCGGATCTTTTGTCATCCATTTGCACATGTACGTCCTAACCATTGGCCTGCAAACGCTTTTTCTCCTCCGCCGCATATTGAAGGAGAGGCTTGCCCTTTTCCTTAGCTGTGGCAAGCACGCATGGTTTCGGCACCATCGGCAAAGACCTTGGTGGCTGCACCTCTGGGCCGCACGAACGTGTTTTTTGACGAATGCTCAGTCATCAGATGCTCCCCCAGCCTCCCGTGGCGTCCCCTGGACTGCTTCGGCATCAATCGTGTCGTGTCGCATAGACCATGTAGTCGGGTGATTGTTCGATGGGATGCGCCGTTAGATCATAGACCAATAATGCGAGTTGATCGCCGAGATCAGAGGCGTTCTCGACTTTGAGGTTTGCCGTGCTGTTCAAAACCGTGACTGTGACGGTTGCGGTCGCCCCGCCGGTAGAGGCGGAGAACGTCATGGCGTTCCTTTCATGGTGTTGCGCGCCCAAGAGCCAAGCCAGTCGAACCCGCCTTGAGTTTGATCTTCTCAATGCTCCGGCTCCCGCAGGGTGGGGGTAATCGGATGTGACCGAGGGTGTGCCCAGAACGACAAAAGCGCCCCGGCATGGAGCGCTTTGTCGTTTAATTCCAACTCCTTAAGGGGAAGTTGGCTCCGGCGGTAGGGATCGAACCTACGACCAATTGATTAACAGTCAACTGCTCTACCGCTGAGCTACGCCGGAATACGAGATGCGGTATAGGAATAACTCCAATGGACGTCCAGAGGGAATTTGCGGTTTTGAACAACTTTTTTCGCCCCCGCTTGAGGGGCCGTTTTTGCCGGGAAGAACCGCAAGTCCTCCAAGGCCTGCCAACCTCCAATCAGCCGCCGGGCAGGCCCCCGAATTGCACGCGCAAGACTGATGCCTGCGGTACGGCTAGTGCGTATCTTCAGGTGCATCCTTCGGGAACAATTCCTCCAAAAACGCCTGCAGCGGCGGGTTCTTTTCAGCCGCACCGGTTTGCTGAGCAGCAGAATGCGGCACGATAGCAAAATAAGCGTACGGCAGCGGCAGGCCAGGTTCACCAACCACGACGCCAAGATTGGCGGGATTTTTTGCCTGCGCCAGCATCTTTGGCACCAATGCAATCCCTGCCCCCTGTCTGGCGAGTTCCAGGGCAACCGCAGCGCCGCCGACACGCAGGCCTTTGCGCATGTTCGGGTTTCTGGCCAGACCAGCGGCCCGGAACCAGTTTGCCCAGGTCGGATGCGACGCATACTGCTCTCCCCAATCAGTATGTATCAGCAAAACGTCCGGCACTGCGGCAATCCCGGATCCTGCCACATGGCTGTCGTAAAACGCTTGTGTGCAATACGGATGGGCGACGTCTTTGAACAATGGCAGCTGGGTGTGCTGCGGATAAAGATGGCTCTCATACGTAATCCTAAGATCGGTACGCGTATTCAACAGGTCGACCGGATCAGCTTCGATCCGCAGCTCGATCCCGGTGCCGGGAAACGCCTCCCGAAAGCGCGAAATGGCGGGGGCAACCCAGTTTTCTGCCAAAGACTGGATTGTGCTGACTGCAAGGCCGGAGCGGGCCTCAGCTTCAATGAGGTTCTCCGTGGCCGTCGATATGGCCGTCAATGCTTCGGAAATTGCCGGGTAATAGGTCCGCCCGGCATCGGTCAGCAGCAGACGGTTATTCAAACGGTGAAACAGCGTTTTCCCAAGAAACGCTTCTGCATTCTTGACCTGCATACTGACTGCGGCAGGCGACACGCCAAGTTCGGACGCCGCAGGCGTGAACCCGCCCAAACGCACTGCAGCCTCGAATGCTTTGAGTGCATTCAATGGAGGAAGGAGCATGGAAGCGGCCCTTTCTGAATCAGAAAAACTTAGGCCAGCCTCACATTTTTCGATCTGTAAAGACATCACACAAACGCCATCATGCCCAAAACGGGAGTGACAGACATGGCGCGCATAGAGATCGAATACCTGGGACAGCCGGAAGTGGACCGGGTGGCTCTCAGCAATGACGACATACTGGATGCGGTTGAGCAGACTTTGGCTGCAGCCGGCCGGAACAAAACCGTCATCGAACCGCGGATGCATCTGACGCCGGATCCGGCGTTCAACGGGCACTTCAATGTGCTGCGCGGGTATGTGGCGCCGCTGGACTATGCAGGGGTCAAGATCGTGGGGGATTACGTCGACAATTACAAACAGGGCCTGCCGTCAGAGCTGGCGCTTTTGAACCTGTTTTGCCCCAGAACCGGGGCACCGCGCGCCGTGATCGACGCCGCCGGCATTACCGATATGCGCACTGGTGCGCTGACGGCCCTGGGTGCCAAATGGCTGGGGCCGAAGACCCCGAAGATCCTGGGCCATGTCGGCGCGCGCGGCACCTCGTACTGGAATGTGCGGCTGCTGGACCATCTGTTCGATTTCGAGGAAATCCGCATCCATTCGCGGCGCCCCGAAAGCCGGGAGGCCTTTGCCGAACGGCTGCGCCAGGATCTGGGCAAAGACGTGACCGTGACCACCAGCTGGCAAAGCTGCCTGGAGGGCGCTGATATTCTGGTCGAGGCAACGCGGCTTAGCACCCCAGCCCCGATTTTTAACCAGGCCTGGGTCAAGCCGGGTGCCTTTGTGGTGCCTTACGGAACCATGAGCACCCTGCCGTTGGATTTCATCGAGGGTTTTGACAAGCTTGTCATGGATGATCTGGGGCAGATGCGCGCCGGGCACCTTGGGGCGCTGAGACCGCACATCGATGCGGGCCTGGTCAGCGAAGAGACGTTTTATGCCGAGATCGGCGAAATCGCTGCAGGATTGAAACCGGGGCGCGAGGCGGACAGCGAAACAATTCTGTTCTGGCACCGCGGCATGTCCACAAGCGATATCGCCCTTGGGGCAAAGATACTGGAGCGCGCCAGGGAACTGGGGATCGTTCAGAACCTGCTGTACCGGGATGCCTGACATGAAAACGCTAAGACTGGATGGCACGTCGCTGACGGTTGCGGATCTTGACCGGGCCGCGCATGGGAACTGGCAGCTGGACCTCGCCCCGGAAGGGCTTGCCAGAATGAGCCGGACACATGCGCTGGTCGCGCGGGCCATCGCAGGAAAAATCCCGGTTTACGGCGTGACAACCGGATTGGGCGCGCGGGCGACCGAGGTATTAGGTGCAGACGCACTTGCTGATTTTTCACTGCAGACGCTGCGGGGACGTGCCCATGCCATCGGCCCATTGGCCGCGCCCGAAGTGGTGCGGGCAGGTTTGATCGTCCGGCTGAACACGATGCTCGGCGGTTACAGCGCAGCCCGGCCCGAGGTCGCCCGGCATATTGCCACCTGCCTGAATGCGGGTCTTGTCCCGGTGACCGGCTCCCTTGGGTCAATTGGTGCGGCGGATCTGGTGCTGAATGCCGCAACCGGGCTGGCGCTGATCGGCGAAGGCGAGATGTATGCCGGCGATGGCAGCATCGGCCCCAGCGCCGAACTGATGCAAGCTCATGGGATTACGCCCTTAAAGCTGGCACCGCGCGACGGGCTGGCGCTGGCCAATCACTCCTGTGCAACCGCCGCCAGGGCCGCGCTGACCGTGTCCAAAGCCGCAACCGCCTTTGAAGCGGTGCAGACTTCTGCCGCGATGTCGATGGAAGGGTTCCGGGCGAATACCGGTCCTTTGGACGAAACCATTTTGTCCATTAAACCCCATCCCGGCCATCTGAAGGCAGCATCGGGCCTGCGCAACCGGCTGGCTGGCAGTGCGCTGTTTGAAACCGGCCAGGCCCGGCGCCTGCAGGATCCGCTGTCGTTTCGCAATGTTGCGCAGATCCATGGCACCGCCAAAACTGCGCTGGACCGGGCCATGGACTGCGTGCAAATCGAGATCAGCAGTGCCAGCGACAATCCGGTTGCCCTGGCCGAACGCGAGAAATTGGTGTCTTGCGGCGCCTATTTCACATCCGAGATTACCAGTGCTGCCGAAACCCTAAGCCGGTCGTTTGTCCCATTGGCCATGGCACAGCTTGCCCGCGCCGCCAAACTTCTGAACCCCGAATTCAGCGGCTTGCCCAGTTTTCTGGCAATGCCGGACAGCGCCTCCAACGGGTTCGCCCCGGTCATGAAGGTGGCCGAATCCCTGGTCGCCGAGATCGCGCATGCCGCCCAATCGATACCGGTTTGGCCCAGCGTGAATGCAAATGGAGTGGAAGATTGCCTGACAGGTTCCCCGGCAGCCGTCAGCGCGCTGGACAGGATCGCTGACAATGTCTTTCACCTGACGTCGATTGAATTACTGATTGCCTGCCAAGCGATAGAGCTTCGCAAGCTCAGCAGCAATTGCGGTGGGTTTCTCGCTGGTATGAACTATCAGGTCCGAAAGATCTCGCCCGCGCTGCGCGACGACCGGCCGCTTGCCAAAGATATCGAAAACCTGTCAGCCACCCTGAAAGAAAATCGCATCGCTTTCTGCCCCCCTGACGCAAGCGAATGAACACTTCAGATGCGGCGACCTGATTGCAAAGGCACGATCCGGCCGGCAATCAGCCCCGCCCAGGCGACACAGGTTTTTGGAGTGGTGACTTAAAACATGGCTGAAATCTGCGGGGGCCGCTTTTGCAATTACCCTCGCCGCGGCTGCGTGCAGCAAACGGTATAGTTGTTTTTTGAAGCCTGAAGCGCGGTAAGGAGTTATTGCCGCGCCTCATTTTTGATCAAGCCCCTACGCGAAAGTAAGGTCGATATTTTCGATATTTGCGATATCCAGTGCGATTGTCGAGAAGCTGTAGCTTGATACAACACCATTGGTGTCATCCGCATTTGCAGCCAGCGACATCAGATAAGCATCAACTTCGACTTGCATCGCAGCAAAGTCCGCAGCAGCCACCTGCACCTCAAGCGTATCGATACCTGACTGCCCGTCGATCAGATCGCGCACGCCATCCGCCTGGAAGTCGCGCCAGACAAAAACGTCATCGCCATCACCGCCAAAGGCCCTGTCTGCACCCTCACCGATACGGTTGATTTCATCATCGCCTTGGCCTGCAAAGATCAGCTCGTTTCCAACATTGCCGTCGATCGTGTCATTGCCGGCGCCCGCGAAAATGAAGTCGTCGCCCGGATTGGCACTGATGTCGTCATCACCGTCGCCGCCCAGAATCTGGTCATTGTCACCGCTGCCCGCGATCGTGTCATTGCCGCCGCCGCCGGAAATGAGGTCATTGCCGCGGTTGCCCGACAGATCGTCATCCCCTTCTCCGCCGATGATCGTGTCATCGCCAGCCGAACCTTGGATCGAGTCGTTGCCGCCCGCCCCGTTGATGCCATCATTGCCGCCGCGGCCAGCGATGGTGTCGCCGCCGCTGCCGCCGATGATGATGTCATCAAGGCCTGAGCCTTCGAAGGTTTCGCCCCCGTCGCCCAATATCACGGCGCCCGGCGCTGACGCGTCCGGAGCCGCAATATCGCCCAACAGAAGCTCGGCTGTCGCCATCCGGCCCTGGCTGTCAACAACGGTATAGCTCACAACGTCAAACCCGCCGGTTGCTTCCGCAGTGGCGGTGTAGGTGATCTGGCCGTCCGGCTCGACTGACGCCGTGCCAAACTGCCCGTCTGTAACAGACATGACAACCGGCGTGCCGGGGGCCTGACCCGGATTGTCGTTGGCCAGCACGTCAACACTCACGCTGCCGTTCAGTGCTGGCAGATCAGCGGTATCATCACTGGCCGAAAGGATCAGGGAGGAGATCAGAACGTCCTGATCGTCAAACTGCAGCAGTTCCACATCAATCAACAGGTCTTCACCATCCGGCCCCGTCACTGTGAGCGAACTTCCGTCCAGTGCATTCAGTGTGATCGTGTAATCCGCAGCCGCACCGCCGAAGATTGCGGTGTCGAAATCGAAACTGCCGTCGATCGTGTCATTGCCGGCGCCTCCGATGGCTGTGTCATTGCCCCGGCCCAGGTCGATGAAGTCATCGCCGCCGCGCGCATCAACCAGATCATTGCCGGAGAACCCGCGGAAATTGTCATCCGTGTCGCAGCCGATGAGCACATCATCTACCCCCGACTCGCCGAAGATGTTTCCGCAGGGGCGGATACCGGCATCGACATCGCTGGCAGCCTCGCCTTTGCCGATTTCGATTATCTCGACCTTGCCAGCGGCAGTAACATCGGAGTCGATTGTATCATCGCCTCCCTGATCCTGAGCGACGAAGCCGAAGCCGTCGACCTCAGCAAACAAGACTTCATAAGTGCCCGGCTCCAGGTCAGTGAACGCATAGAAGCCATCGGCATCCGTCGTCGTGGTGGAAACCTCGCCCGTATCAAGGTTCGTCAAAGTGACTTCTGCGTTGGCCACACCTGGTTCGCCATTGTCAGTATCACTGCCATCCGTGTCTTCGAAATACCGGCCTGAGAGCGAGCCGGGCTGCGGGTCGACAACACCCAGGTCGATATCAGTTTCCGTGTTCGCACCAACAGTGATCACACCCGACATGCCGTTTTCATCAACATCTGAATCGACCGCATCGTCCGAGCCGGCGTCCTGAATGGTGAATTCGGTGCCGTCAGGCGCCACACCCATGATCTTGTAATCACCGGCTTCAATTCCGTCGAACCGGTAGTTCCCATCGGCATCGGTGGTGGTGGTTGCCACGACAACGCCGCCGGCATCAAGCAGCTTGATCGTGACATCAGCCTTGCCAGGCTCCGGGACCACTTCTTGCTGGTCCTGGCCTTCAAGAACGATGTTATCGATGCGCACATATTCGTAGCCATCGCCCTTGGTCTTGATCGTGATGTCTTCCCCATTGCTGATGGCAACATCCTTGATGACATAGGTTGAAAAGCCGCCATCATTCGACCCGCCGCCGTCTGAATCGGCATCCAGCCGGATTGCTTCGACTAACTGACCATCCACTTTCAGCTTGATCTTGCTTTGGCCGTCGTTTTCATCCTGCACGCGTATCTTTACGTCGTAGACACCGGTTTTGCCGTCAAAGGTGGTGCACAGCGTGCCGTAGCACCCTGGATAAGCCAGCTTGACAAGCTCACCGCCGGACGCCTGGTTGCCGTCCACCGTCTTAAAGCCGCTCTTGTGCATATTCTCGGCTTCGATCTTGTAATCGCAACCTGGGATGGTGGTCACCTCCCCGTTAATGCCGTCGCAATCCAAATCGCAGAAAACGGTGCCTGAAATGGATCCCGTTTCAATTTTGTCACCCGCGCCAAGGCATTTGTAGTCAACCCAGTTACCTTTGACGCCGCAGGTCTTGACCACAGTCAATTCAACCCCGGCCGGGGGAACATCATTGTAGAAGGTGAAATAGTCTTCGCCCTGTCCCGGGGCGTCATGGCCTTCAATCTCGATTTCGATCAGGTAATAGGTATTGCCGTCCGAGCCTTTCAGGACGTGATAGCTTTCGGCATACATCTTCCCGCCTGCCGGTTCACCATCGACATAAGCGTTTTGGCCGTACCTGTCATCCGCGCGTTCGTTACTGTAATAGTCGCCTGACAAAAAATAGTCGTTGTCTTTTGTAGACAGGCATACCGTGGCGCTTGCCGGCATGCTGAAGGTGTCACCGTACCCAAAGCTGGATCCATTTCCTCCTTGATCCAAAAGATCTGCTTCGGTAAATGCAGTCCATTCGTAATTCCGGTAATTGTAGGTCACTTTCACTTCCCCCGATCAGGCGCAACTCGTTACAAAAAACGCCCCGGGGAAAGGCCCGGCTTCCAGGCCGTTTAAACGCATTCCGCAACACAGACTGCCCGCAAAACCGGGTTCGACGAAACCGGCTGCGGCTCTCACTGAGTAATGGAATTTGTTCATTTCGGCCAAGTACGGCTCGGTCTGTCCCCCGGCAGCGTGTTTTCCCAATTCTTGACCACCGGAAACAACACTTCGCTTCTGGCAGCCACCTTCTAAACTAAAGCGCAAATTTTTTTGTCAATGGGAGAAAGCACCCAACCGGTTGCGCAAAACAATGGAGCGTGCCTCCAAATGCGGCCGGAGCCTTGTCAAACATGCTTTAAAAACAACCTCTATCGCCGTAACAGACCGGTCTTCCAATCGCTGCCAAAGGTCAAAAAAAGAACACCGTAAAAGCGGATCCCAATCTGTTTTCCAGATTAAACTGGAATGGGAGAGGCGCGCCCGGCGGTTTCTGCCCCAGCAGCCGCTGGCAAGGAAACCGGTTTATACGT includes these proteins:
- a CDS encoding aromatic amino acid ammonia-lyase, producing MKTLRLDGTSLTVADLDRAAHGNWQLDLAPEGLARMSRTHALVARAIAGKIPVYGVTTGLGARATEVLGADALADFSLQTLRGRAHAIGPLAAPEVVRAGLIVRLNTMLGGYSAARPEVARHIATCLNAGLVPVTGSLGSIGAADLVLNAATGLALIGEGEMYAGDGSIGPSAELMQAHGITPLKLAPRDGLALANHSCATAARAALTVSKAATAFEAVQTSAAMSMEGFRANTGPLDETILSIKPHPGHLKAASGLRNRLAGSALFETGQARRLQDPLSFRNVAQIHGTAKTALDRAMDCVQIEISSASDNPVALAEREKLVSCGAYFTSEITSAAETLSRSFVPLAMAQLARAAKLLNPEFSGLPSFLAMPDSASNGFAPVMKVAESLVAEIAHAAQSIPVWPSVNANGVEDCLTGSPAAVSALDRIADNVFHLTSIELLIACQAIELRKLSSNCGGFLAGMNYQVRKISPALRDDRPLAKDIENLSATLKENRIAFCPPDASE
- a CDS encoding ornithine cyclodeaminase family protein produces the protein MARIEIEYLGQPEVDRVALSNDDILDAVEQTLAAAGRNKTVIEPRMHLTPDPAFNGHFNVLRGYVAPLDYAGVKIVGDYVDNYKQGLPSELALLNLFCPRTGAPRAVIDAAGITDMRTGALTALGAKWLGPKTPKILGHVGARGTSYWNVRLLDHLFDFEEIRIHSRRPESREAFAERLRQDLGKDVTVTTSWQSCLEGADILVEATRLSTPAPIFNQAWVKPGAFVVPYGTMSTLPLDFIEGFDKLVMDDLGQMRAGHLGALRPHIDAGLVSEETFYAEIGEIAAGLKPGREADSETILFWHRGMSTSDIALGAKILERARELGIVQNLLYRDA
- a CDS encoding LysR substrate-binding domain-containing protein — its product is MSLQIEKCEAGLSFSDSERAASMLLPPLNALKAFEAAVRLGGFTPAASELGVSPAAVSMQVKNAEAFLGKTLFHRLNNRLLLTDAGRTYYPAISEALTAISTATENLIEAEARSGLAVSTIQSLAENWVAPAISRFREAFPGTGIELRIEADPVDLLNTRTDLRITYESHLYPQHTQLPLFKDVAHPYCTQAFYDSHVAGSGIAAVPDVLLIHTDWGEQYASHPTWANWFRAAGLARNPNMRKGLRVGGAAVALELARQGAGIALVPKMLAQAKNPANLGVVVGEPGLPLPYAYFAIVPHSAAQQTGAAEKNPPLQAFLEELFPKDAPEDTH
- a CDS encoding MBL fold metallo-hydrolase, whose amino-acid sequence is MQAPDEFNPQAGPAEELEPGLRRILAPNPSPMTYRGTNTYMIGTGGLAVIDPGPDSAPHLAAILAAVQPGQMITHIIVTHSHLDHSPLSRALARATGAPVYAFGGPAAGRSAVMHQLAADGLAGGGEGIDSGFSPDITVGDGEMIRGDGWELEVIHTPGHLGNHIALAWGDACFTADHVMGWASSLVSPPDGDLTEFMASCRRLRQRGWRVFHPGHGAPVHDPAGRLDWLTAHRESREAAILDALQIAPASATSLARQIYTETPSALLKAAERNVFAHLVDLTGRKLAAPQGVLSATAVFEQRGG
- a CDS encoding SdrD B-like domain-containing protein; translation: MTYNYRNYEWTAFTEADLLDQGGNGSSFGYGDTFSMPASATVCLSTKDNDYFLSGDYYSNERADDRYGQNAYVDGEPAGGKMYAESYHVLKGSDGNTYYLIEIEIEGHDAPGQGEDYFTFYNDVPPAGVELTVVKTCGVKGNWVDYKCLGAGDKIETGSISGTVFCDLDCDGINGEVTTIPGCDYKIEAENMHKSGFKTVDGNQASGGELVKLAYPGCYGTLCTTFDGKTGVYDVKIRVQDENDGQSKIKLKVDGQLVEAIRLDADSDGGGSNDGGFSTYVIKDVAISNGEDITIKTKGDGYEYVRIDNIVLEGQDQQEVVPEPGKADVTIKLLDAGGVVVATTTTDADGNYRFDGIEAGDYKIMGVAPDGTEFTIQDAGSDDAVDSDVDENGMSGVITVGANTETDIDLGVVDPQPGSLSGRYFEDTDGSDTDNGEPGVANAEVTLTNLDTGEVSTTTTDADGFYAFTDLEPGTYEVLFAEVDGFGFVAQDQGGDDTIDSDVTAAGKVEIIEIGKGEAASDVDAGIRPCGNIFGESGVDDVLIGCDTDDNFRGFSGNDLVDARGGDDFIDLGRGNDTAIGGAGNDTIDGSFDFDTAIFGGAAADYTITLNALDGSSLTVTGPDGEDLLIDVELLQFDDQDVLISSLILSASDDTADLPALNGSVSVDVLANDNPGQAPGTPVVMSVTDGQFGTASVEPDGQITYTATAEATGGFDVVSYTVVDSQGRMATAELLLGDIAAPDASAPGAVILGDGGETFEGSGLDDIIIGGSGGDTIAGRGGNDGINGAGGNDSIQGSAGDDTIIGGEGDDDLSGNRGNDLISGGGGNDTIAGSGDNDQILGGDGDDDISANPGDDFIFAGAGNDTIDGNVGNELIFAGQGDDEINRIGEGADRAFGGDGDDVFVWRDFQADGVRDLIDGQSGIDTLEVQVAAADFAAMQVEVDAYLMSLAANADDTNGVVSSYSFSTIALDIANIENIDLTFA